A section of the Patescibacteria group bacterium genome encodes:
- the rpmF gene encoding 50S ribosomal protein L32, whose amino-acid sequence MGLPSKKRPKSEKRKRRAAKKMKKINLSPCPRCQKPVLPHHLCFFCGTYQNREVMPKRIKQQPSQKKKE is encoded by the coding sequence ATGGGTTTACCATCTAAAAAAAGACCAAAAAGCGAAAAAAGAAAAAGAAGGGCGGCAAAAAAAATGAAAAAGATAAACCTTTCTCCCTGTCCTCGTTGTCAAAAACCCGTCTTACCTCATCATCTTTGCTTTTTCTGTGGTACCTATCAAAATCGAGAAGTGATGCCAAAGAGAATAAAACAGCAACCAAGTCAAAAGAAAAAAGAATAA
- the nusB gene encoding transcription antitermination factor NusB — protein sequence MNARRLARILAFQTIYQLDFFGFLEKEKEIKKMADDIFQYHCQQLKLPSFEHRDFAERIIVEVIKNFKKINEELKKFAPEWPVEQISLVDRNILRIGIAELLFLKETPAKVIIDEAIELAKTFGSETSGRFVNGVLGALYEEIKNSSDKISGTNS from the coding sequence ATGAACGCACGTCGTCTTGCTCGTATTCTTGCCTTCCAAACTATTTATCAATTAGATTTTTTTGGTTTTTTAGAAAAAGAAAAAGAAATTAAAAAAATGGCTGATGATATTTTTCAATATCATTGCCAGCAACTTAAACTTCCGTCTTTTGAACATCGAGATTTCGCTGAAAGGATTATTGTTGAAGTCATTAAAAATTTTAAAAAAATTAATGAAGAGCTTAAAAAATTTGCCCCTGAATGGCCAGTTGAACAGATTTCATTAGTTGATAGAAATATTTTAAGAATCGGTATAGCCGAACTTCTCTTTTTAAAAGAGACACCGGCGAAAGTTATTATTGATGAAGCCATTGAGTTGGCTAAAACTTTCGGTTCAGAAACTTCCGGTCGTTTTGTCAACGGTGTTTTAGGCGCTCTTTACGAGGAAATAAAAAATTCATCTGATAAGATATCAGGAACAAATAGTTGA
- the rnc gene encoding ribonuclease III: protein MTKDLEKLEKRLKIKFKNRDLLQQALIHRSYLNEHPEVKISHNERLEFLGDAIIEFIVTEFLYKNYQASEGTLTSWRASLVNMKILAQVAKKINLDKYLYLSRGEFFSSSDKAKMTILADAFEALIGAIYLDQGLKKTKEFIKKTIIARLNFILKHKLYEDAKSKFQELIQAKLKITPTYQVIQEKGPDHAKEFVVGLFLREKIIAQGRGRSKQEAEIEAAQKALKKYKKIISNF, encoded by the coding sequence ATGACCAAAGATTTGGAAAAATTAGAGAAACGATTGAAAATCAAGTTTAAAAACAGAGATTTGCTCCAGCAGGCTTTAATCCATCGTTCTTATTTAAACGAACATCCAGAAGTGAAAATTTCTCATAATGAAAGATTAGAATTTTTAGGCGACGCCATTATTGAATTTATTGTCACTGAATTTCTTTATAAAAATTATCAAGCCTCAGAAGGAACCTTGACCTCTTGGCGTGCCAGTTTAGTCAATATGAAAATACTGGCCCAGGTGGCAAAAAAAATAAACCTAGATAAATATTTATATTTAAGTCGAGGTGAATTTTTCTCTTCATCAGATAAGGCAAAGATGACTATTTTAGCCGATGCCTTTGAAGCATTGATTGGTGCTATTTATTTAGACCAAGGATTAAAAAAGACCAAAGAATTTATTAAAAAAACAATTATTGCTCGATTGAACTTCATTTTGAAACATAAACTGTATGAAGATGCCAAAAGCAAATTTCAAGAATTAATTCAAGCTAAACTTAAAATTACCCCCACTTATCAAGTGATTCAAGAAAAGGGGCCAGATCATGCCAAAGAATTTGTCGTTGGTCTCTTTTTAAGAGAAAAAATAATTGCTCAGGGGAGGGGGAGGAGTAAACAAGAAGCAGAAATTGAGGCTGCTCAAAAGGCCTTGAAAAAGTATAAAAAAATAATTTCAAATTTTTAA
- a CDS encoding AAA family ATPase, translated as MYLEKIEIFGFKSFGQRVKLKFTKGIACLIGPNGVGKSNFVEAIRWALGEQSLKTIRSRKSEDIIFSGRQKRLNFAEVFLYLKNENSHLQSSFQELVVGRKIFRNGENEYFINGEKVRLQDIIFTVSKANFGLKSYSVIGQGMVDSILYSSPLERREFFAEATGIKKYQLKRKEAVIKLKKSQENLRQALVALKEVEPRMHFLTRQIRKLAKRQKIEKDLFEQQRKYYGSKKFRLEKEEAELKKEVVKKKEEVNKKLQELKAFQEKINFFSSDQSSLKFNQLQKEYQASLEKRKKIMETISVLKTEMIFKSSKNETLEAQRKLKEIELTLEDILIEQENLMTRLGQIKKIEEIKEIQQNFLKIIEKTKLLLNILQEKKCSPSPQLKIVEEDLKFLEEKIKKLEIDLAQILKEEEDKRKEVIRQQKEIQRIQDSFTQLNLSLKEKEIELAKLETKKEDLKEEIKRDCFDQQILTVLENKLLSPAEEEEAFLKIKKLKHQLEMIEAIDPNIAQEYEECLQRYNFLSSQINDLNKAINSLEKIKKTLDGKIKQEFLSNFNKINHEFEKYFKILFKGGLAKLVLREKGKKENEPLNKDQNNLAIQESQEEFLSEKDEEEKEDWFIEIFARPPGKKIKTLETLSGGERALTSLALIFAILKIKNPPFVVLDEVDAALDEINSLRFAEIIKNLAKKIQFIIITHNNTIMEIADFVYGLTMKADNITHLVSLKLEKV; from the coding sequence ATGTATCTTGAAAAAATAGAAATTTTTGGTTTTAAGTCTTTTGGTCAGCGCGTCAAGCTAAAATTTACTAAAGGAATTGCTTGTCTTATTGGTCCAAATGGAGTTGGCAAGTCAAATTTTGTTGAAGCCATCCGTTGGGCTTTAGGCGAGCAAAGTTTAAAAACTATTAGAAGTAGAAAGAGTGAAGATATTATTTTCTCTGGCCGACAAAAAAGACTTAATTTTGCCGAAGTCTTTCTTTATTTAAAAAATGAAAATAGTCATCTCCAATCATCTTTCCAAGAATTAGTAGTAGGCAGAAAAATTTTTAGAAATGGCGAAAACGAATATTTCATCAATGGGGAAAAAGTACGATTACAAGACATCATTTTCACGGTTAGTAAAGCGAATTTTGGCTTAAAAAGTTATTCGGTCATTGGTCAGGGGATGGTTGATTCTATTCTTTATTCTTCACCTCTAGAACGGAGAGAATTTTTTGCTGAAGCAACCGGTATTAAAAAATATCAACTGAAAAGAAAAGAGGCAGTGATTAAACTTAAAAAGAGTCAAGAAAACCTTAGACAAGCTTTAGTGGCTCTTAAGGAAGTTGAACCGAGAATGCATTTTCTGACAAGACAAATTAGAAAATTAGCCAAGCGACAAAAAATAGAAAAGGATTTGTTTGAACAACAGAGAAAATATTACGGTTCTAAAAAGTTTAGATTAGAAAAAGAGGAAGCTGAGTTAAAAAAAGAAGTAGTAAAGAAAAAAGAAGAAGTTAATAAAAAACTACAAGAACTCAAGGCATTTCAAGAAAAGATAAATTTTTTTTCTTCTGATCAAAGCAGTTTAAAATTTAATCAGCTACAAAAAGAATATCAAGCCTCTTTAGAGAAAAGAAAAAAAATAATGGAAACTATTTCTGTTTTAAAGACAGAAATGATTTTTAAATCTAGTAAAAACGAAACCCTTGAAGCGCAGAGGAAATTAAAAGAAATAGAATTAACCTTAGAAGATATTTTAATTGAGCAAGAAAATTTGATGACTAGACTAGGGCAAATAAAAAAAATAGAAGAAATAAAAGAGATTCAACAAAATTTTCTTAAGATAATTGAAAAAACAAAATTGTTATTAAATATTCTTCAAGAAAAAAAATGCTCCCCTTCTCCACAACTTAAAATTGTTGAAGAGGATTTAAAATTTCTTGAAGAAAAGATAAAAAAACTGGAAATAGACCTCGCTCAAATTTTAAAGGAAGAAGAAGACAAAAGAAAAGAAGTTATTAGACAACAAAAAGAAATACAAAGAATACAAGACTCTTTTACCCAACTCAACCTCTCTTTAAAAGAAAAGGAAATAGAATTGGCAAAATTAGAGACAAAAAAAGAAGATTTAAAAGAAGAGATAAAAAGAGACTGTTTCGATCAACAAATTTTGACTGTCTTAGAGAACAAATTATTAAGTCCGGCTGAAGAAGAAGAAGCTTTCCTTAAAATTAAAAAGTTGAAACATCAATTGGAGATGATTGAAGCGATTGATCCAAACATTGCTCAAGAATATGAAGAATGCTTGCAGAGATATAATTTTTTATCATCGCAAATAAATGACCTAAACAAAGCTATTAATTCTCTTGAGAAAATTAAAAAAACATTGGATGGGAAAATCAAGCAAGAATTTTTATCCAATTTTAATAAAATTAATCATGAATTCGAAAAATATTTTAAAATTTTATTTAAAGGCGGTCTAGCCAAATTAGTTCTGCGAGAAAAAGGAAAAAAGGAAAATGAACCATTAAATAAAGATCAAAATAATTTAGCCATTCAGGAAAGTCAAGAAGAATTTTTATCGGAAAAAGATGAAGAAGAAAAAGAAGATTGGTTTATTGAAATTTTCGCTCGACCACCCGGCAAAAAAATCAAAACCTTAGAGACTCTCTCTGGAGGAGAAAGGGCATTGACCTCACTGGCCTTGATTTTTGCTATTCTTAAAATAAAAAACCCTCCTTTCGTTGTTTTAGACGAGGTTGACGCAGCTTTAGACGAAATCAATTCTTTGCGTTTTGCAGAAATTATTAAAAATTTAGCCAAAAAAATTCAATTTATTATTATTACCCACAACAATACCATCATGGAAATCGCCGATTTTGTTTATGGTCTAACAATGAAAGCTGACAATATCACTCATTTGGTTTCTTTGAAATTAGAAAAGGTCTAA
- the trxA gene encoding thioredoxin produces the protein MTPFIINPQNFKTEVLESKKPVLVDFYADWCLPCQMLNPILEELSKKYHQKIKIAKLNIEVGEKIASEYGVMSVPTLIIFQDGQERKRIVGLRRQEELEKILDLF, from the coding sequence ATGACCCCCTTTATCATCAATCCTCAAAATTTTAAAACCGAAGTTTTAGAAAGTAAAAAACCGGTTTTAGTTGATTTCTATGCAGACTGGTGTTTACCTTGTCAAATGTTAAACCCGATTTTGGAAGAATTAAGTAAAAAATATCATCAAAAAATTAAAATCGCCAAACTCAACATCGAGGTTGGCGAAAAGATTGCTTCAGAATATGGCGTGATGAGTGTCCCAACTCTGATTATTTTTCAAGACGGCCAAGAAAGAAAAAGAATCGTCGGCCTTCGCCGTCAAGAAGAATTAGAAAAAATTTTAGACCTTTTCTAA